From the genome of Salvelinus alpinus chromosome 19, SLU_Salpinus.1, whole genome shotgun sequence, one region includes:
- the LOC139545905 gene encoding ran-specific GTPase-activating protein-like isoform X1: MADPKVSETPEEQETSTDNAEESNHDPHYEPIVSLPEQDVKTLEEDEEELFKMRAKLYRFASENDPPEWKERGTGDVKLLKHKEKGTIRLLMRRDRTLKICANHNIFPVMELKPNAGSDRAWVWNTLADFADEHPKPELLAIRFLNAENAQKFKVKFDECKEEVRKSQDGSGENADSANKVAEKLEELSVKDKTKTEEKEKVAAEEKK, translated from the exons ATGGCAGATCCGAAGGTGAGC gaAACACCAGAAGAGCAGGAGACTTCAACAGACAATGCAGAAGAATCAAACCACGATCCCCATTATGAGCCCATCGTGTCTCTTCCAGAGCAGGATGTGAAGACactagaggaggacgaggaggaactGTTCAAAAT GCGGGCGAAGCTCTACCGCTTTGCCTCTGAGAATGACCCACCAGAGTGGAAGGAGCGCGGCACAGGTGACGTCAAGCTCCTGAAACACAAAGAGAAGGGCACCATCCGCCTATTGATGAGGCGAGACCGGACCTTAAAGATCTGTGCCAATCACAACA TTTTCCCTGTGATGGAGCTGAAGCCCAACGCAGGCAGCGACAGGGCATGGGTATGGAACACACTTGCCGACTTCGCTGATGAGCATCCCAAACCTGAACTCCTGGCAATCCGTTTCCTCAATGCGGAAA ATGCTCAGAAATTTAAGGTGAAGTTCGATGAATGCAAGGAGGAAGTCCGAAAATCTCAAGACGGATCAG GAGAAAACGCTGACAGTGCAAACAAAGTGGCAGAGAAACTGGAGGAACTATCTGTAAAAGACAAGACCAAGACAGAGGAAAAGGAGAAAGTGGCAGCAGAAGAGAAGAAATGA
- the LOC139545905 gene encoding ran-specific GTPase-activating protein-like isoform X2 has protein sequence MADPKETPEEQETSTDNAEESNHDPHYEPIVSLPEQDVKTLEEDEEELFKMRAKLYRFASENDPPEWKERGTGDVKLLKHKEKGTIRLLMRRDRTLKICANHNIFPVMELKPNAGSDRAWVWNTLADFADEHPKPELLAIRFLNAENAQKFKVKFDECKEEVRKSQDGSGENADSANKVAEKLEELSVKDKTKTEEKEKVAAEEKK, from the exons ATGGCAGATCCGAAG gaAACACCAGAAGAGCAGGAGACTTCAACAGACAATGCAGAAGAATCAAACCACGATCCCCATTATGAGCCCATCGTGTCTCTTCCAGAGCAGGATGTGAAGACactagaggaggacgaggaggaactGTTCAAAAT GCGGGCGAAGCTCTACCGCTTTGCCTCTGAGAATGACCCACCAGAGTGGAAGGAGCGCGGCACAGGTGACGTCAAGCTCCTGAAACACAAAGAGAAGGGCACCATCCGCCTATTGATGAGGCGAGACCGGACCTTAAAGATCTGTGCCAATCACAACA TTTTCCCTGTGATGGAGCTGAAGCCCAACGCAGGCAGCGACAGGGCATGGGTATGGAACACACTTGCCGACTTCGCTGATGAGCATCCCAAACCTGAACTCCTGGCAATCCGTTTCCTCAATGCGGAAA ATGCTCAGAAATTTAAGGTGAAGTTCGATGAATGCAAGGAGGAAGTCCGAAAATCTCAAGACGGATCAG GAGAAAACGCTGACAGTGCAAACAAAGTGGCAGAGAAACTGGAGGAACTATCTGTAAAAGACAAGACCAAGACAGAGGAAAAGGAGAAAGTGGCAGCAGAAGAGAAGAAATGA